TCTTTTGGGAGGGAGGATTATGTGGTTTTTTGTTTTTATAGGATTATTCTGTTTTTCTTATGCTCAGGAAAAAGTGATAATTGAGAAAAAAGGACAAAATTACTACCATGTTGAAACATATTCAGAGCCTGTTTATAAGCCAAAAAGGAAAAATTATAAAAAATCCCACAGAGACAGGAAAAAAAGCAGATTTTATGTTGCTT
This region of Persephonella sp. genomic DNA includes:
- a CDS encoding Ada metal-binding domain-containing protein, which translates into the protein MWFFVFIGLFCFSYAQEKVIIEKKGQNYYHVETYSEPVYKPKRKNYKKSHRDRKKSRFYVASKNGKVFHRPSCRFAKKIKNKIIFKTKRKAKNSGLRPCKLCRP